From Rutidosis leptorrhynchoides isolate AG116_Rl617_1_P2 chromosome 3, CSIRO_AGI_Rlap_v1, whole genome shotgun sequence, a single genomic window includes:
- the LOC139895943 gene encoding NAC domain-containing protein 78-like, protein MAVIVDSVPATASSLAPGFRFHPTDEELVWYYLRRKICRKPFRIDAISDVEVYKVEPWDLPDLSRLKTRDLEWYFFSVLDKKYGNGSRTNRATDKGYWKTTGKDRSVYHRSKLIGMKKTLVYHIGRAPKGERTNWVMHEYRLIDRDLEKAGFVQDAFVLCRIFRKSGSGAKNGEQYGAPFVDEEWENDELAMIPKQEFADELLVNDNDAYLDADDLDQILDSNVPDQDGPLLLEHHQDDNVCINDVPKQVIDQPQNLLVGEDQNQLQADKEDGPKLFDLPVHNELDPPYVKHEYIGETSNTTNFDVDYLLDELVFDASTSDLKCDGSSFFEADDIKNDVKTEPGLDMFENYTSYLNPEMDTLDYTFDSIGNKNILPESSLTFEETHQLSDVSEQLFEVKNNDFVSSKLDHQVVPSTSNEEHLDSRTGMEGTHETSEASQQLFEEENDYLAPSLKQEDADFPTDFSFLQRASCMLGNISAPSAFASAKYLAAAASQASTSVRVTTGMIRITDISFTESKMDWSLGKNGHLDIILSFGVKQDESESGDVHESSGLMSRKANSGVSRSWFYCIILWIMVLSMSFKISSLVCPRSYTS, encoded by the exons CCAG ATTTATCTAGACTGAAGACGAGAGATTTGGAGTGGTACTTCTTTAGTGTTTTGGATAAGAAATATGGGAATGGATCGCGAACAAATCGAGCTACTGATAAAGGGTATTGGAAGACTACTGGGAAAGATCGGTCTGTGTACCATAGGTCTAAACTGATAGGCATGAAAAAGACTCTGGTGTATCATATTGGTCGGGCACCTAAAGGCGAGAGGACGAATTGGGTCATGCATGAATACAGGCTCATTGATCGGGATTTGGAGAAAGCTGGATTTGTCCAG GATGCGTTTGTTCTTTGTAGGATCTTCCGGAAAAGCGGTTCTGGAGCGAAAAATGGTGAGCAGTATGGGGCACCATTTGTTGATGAGGAATGGGAGAATGATGAGCTGGCAATGATCCCTAAGCAGGAGTTTGCTGATGAGTTGCTCGTAAACGATAATGATGCCTATCTAGATGCAGATGACCTCGATCAG ATTCTTGACTCAAACGTGCCAGATCAAGATGGCCCCCTCTTATTAGAACACCATCAGGATGATAATGTCTGCATTAATGATGTACCTAAACAAGTGATCGATCAACCACAAAACTTATTGGTGGGTGAGGATCAAAACCAACTTCAGGCTGACAAAGAAGACGGACCTAAGTTATTTGATTTGCCTGTGCACAATGAGTTGGATCCCCCATATGTGAAGCACGAATACATTGGTGAAACTAGCAACACAACAAACTTCGATGTGGATTATTTACTCGATGAACTAGTTTTTGATGCTTCGACGAGTGACTTGAAATGTGATGGAAGCTCATTCTTTGAAGCAGATGACATTAAAAATGATGTTAAAACAGAACCTGGCCTTGACATGTTCGAAAACTATACATCATATCTTAATCCAGAAATGGATACCTTGGATTACACCTTTGATTCAATAGGAAATAAGAATATTCTCCCTGAATCATCATTAACATTTGAAGAAACGCATCAATTGAGCGATGTTAGCGAGCAATTATTTGAAGTGAAGAACAATGATTTTGTTTCTTCAAAGCTAGACCATCAAGTTGTTCCATCTACTTCAAATGAAGAACATCTAGATTCAAGAACAGGTATGGAAGGAACTCATGAGACGAGTGAAGCAAGCCAGCAACTGTTTGAAGAAGAAAATGACTATCTCGCCCCTTCTTTAAAGCAAGAAGATGCAGATTTCCCAACAG ACTTTTCGTTTCTACAGAGGGCAAGTTGCATGTTGGGCAACATATCTGCTCCATCTGCATTTGCATCAGCAAAGTATCTTGCTGCTGCTGCATCACAAGCTTCAACGTCAGTTCGTGTTACAACAGGTATGATTCGGATAACAGATATTTCTTTCACAGAAAGCAAGATGGATTGGTCCTTGGGTAAAAATGGTCATCTGGACATCATCCTCTCTTTCGGGGTTAAGCAAGATGAAAGTGAATCTGGAGATGTACACGAGTCTTCGGGTTTAATGTCTCGGAAGGCTAATTCTGGTGTTTCTCGAAGCTGGTTTTACTGCATAATTCTCTGGATCATGGTTCTTTCAATGAGCTTTAAAATCAGTAGTCTTGTTTGTCCCAGGTCATACACGAGCTGA